From the genome of Leptolyngbya subtilissima AS-A7, one region includes:
- a CDS encoding polysaccharide deacetylase family protein: MPLTHHGRYSYSAITQRADYRWPGGRRLAFYIALNLEHFAFGEGLGAELAPGGPQPDVLNYAWRDYGNRVGVWRLLELFNQLELPVALLVNSAIYDYCPEVVAAFRDRNDEIVAHGRTNSERQSILSEADEAALIAETTHILANHEGQPPQGWLGPWIAQSIVTPDLLQEAGYTYMLDWCQDDQPIWFKTRHSRILSVPYPQEVNDIPAIAVRRMSANDFAEMIIDNFDEMLEQSHQQPLVYGIALHPYLVGQPFRLRHLRRALQHIANVARNQPNRVWLTHPGAIAAHILNELADTIP; this comes from the coding sequence TTGCCGCTAACTCACCACGGACGCTATAGCTATTCGGCCATCACGCAGCGGGCCGACTACCGTTGGCCGGGCGGACGACGGTTAGCCTTTTATATAGCGCTCAACCTAGAGCATTTTGCCTTTGGTGAAGGATTGGGAGCCGAGCTGGCCCCTGGTGGCCCTCAGCCTGATGTTTTGAACTACGCCTGGCGTGACTATGGCAACCGGGTGGGGGTCTGGCGACTGCTGGAGCTGTTTAATCAGCTAGAGTTGCCGGTGGCGCTGCTAGTTAACTCGGCGATCTACGACTATTGCCCAGAAGTGGTGGCGGCCTTTCGCGATCGCAACGATGAAATTGTCGCCCATGGTCGCACCAACTCCGAACGCCAGAGCATTTTGAGCGAAGCGGATGAAGCTGCTCTGATTGCTGAAACAACGCACATTTTGGCCAACCATGAAGGGCAGCCGCCCCAGGGCTGGCTTGGCCCCTGGATTGCTCAAAGTATCGTTACCCCCGACTTGCTCCAAGAGGCGGGCTACACATACATGCTTGATTGGTGTCAGGACGATCAGCCCATCTGGTTTAAGACCCGGCACAGCCGCATTCTCTCAGTGCCCTATCCCCAAGAAGTTAATGACATACCGGCGATCGCAGTGCGCCGGATGAGCGCTAACGACTTCGCCGAGATGATCATCGACAACTTTGATGAGATGTTAGAGCAGTCTCATCAGCAGCCGCTGGTGTACGGCATTGCCCTGCACCCTTACCTGGTTGGGCAGCCGTTTCGACTGCGGCACCTGCGCCGCGCCCTGCAACACATTGCCAATGTAGCGCGCAACCAACCCAACCGGGTGTGGCTCACTCATCCCGGTGCGATCGCAGCCCACATTCTCAACGAGTTGGCCGACACCATCCCCTAG
- a CDS encoding endonuclease III domain-containing protein has translation MAVQPIDLDLQRQAVIIHQRLCAEYDCPIPYFHALDPLSELVSSLLSHRTKNRDSGRAFKQLVAQFPTWEAVRDAPTELVEQAIAPCTWPEQKAPRIQQVLRLVGELTNGEWSLDFLKDMSVAEARAWLEALPGVGPKTSAAVLCFSELRGRALPVDSHHHRVAQRLGLISSKMAVGPSHVALEGFLPDEWDAQQVYDHHEVMMLHGQRCCFYKNPSCDRCVVLDLCPYGQERCEKTKS, from the coding sequence TTGGCAGTTCAACCCATTGATCTAGACTTGCAGCGCCAGGCAGTCATTATTCATCAGCGTCTATGTGCCGAATATGATTGCCCAATTCCCTATTTTCATGCGCTCGATCCGCTGAGTGAGCTGGTTTCATCTCTGCTGTCTCACCGCACTAAAAATCGGGACTCGGGCCGCGCGTTTAAGCAGCTAGTGGCCCAGTTTCCCACCTGGGAAGCGGTGCGGGATGCGCCAACGGAGCTGGTAGAACAGGCGATCGCACCCTGCACCTGGCCCGAGCAAAAAGCGCCCCGCATTCAGCAAGTACTGCGGTTGGTTGGTGAGTTAACCAATGGTGAGTGGTCGCTCGACTTTTTGAAAGATATGTCGGTGGCGGAAGCTCGGGCTTGGCTAGAAGCACTGCCCGGAGTCGGGCCAAAGACCAGCGCGGCGGTGCTTTGCTTTAGTGAGTTGCGGGGTCGAGCACTGCCGGTGGATAGCCACCACCACCGGGTCGCCCAGCGATTGGGCCTAATTTCTTCAAAGATGGCAGTGGGGCCATCTCATGTTGCTCTAGAAGGGTTTTTGCCTGATGAGTGGGATGCCCAGCAGGTCTACGACCACCACGAAGTCATGATGCTGCACGGCCAGCGGTGTTGCTTTTACAAAAATCCGAGTTGCGATCGCTGCGTTGTGCTCGATCTATGTCCTTATGGGCAAGAAAGATGCGAAAAAACGAAGAGTTAA
- a CDS encoding GTP-binding protein, giving the protein MPANDPLPTSPNPDITWEEVEAELGELVATVQGAPLALPAADPATWEAVEQELGDLVLDFQDLQDDLNYRRAQEALGGLVQRLNLTPREQAGVEEALQNLRGLKDKLENTVVHIAAFGLVGRGKSSLLNALMGQDVFATGVTHGVTQVVEGSAWAVNREALTPDLPDLLRVSLKSVGQSRIELIDTPGLDEVDGEDRADLARRIAEQVDLILFVIAGDITRVEYEALKALRQASKPMLLVFNKIDQFPEADRQTLYETLRDRRLQDLISPDEIVMAAASPLAVQAVAQPNGETTYKTVRAQPQVDDLKLKILDILHREGKALVALNTLMYAEGISAEILERKRQICDRIADDTIWNATMIKAVAVALNPITVADLIGGTVVDIMLILNLSRLYGLPMTRPAALKLLQQIALGLGGITISELVITLGLSSLKGMLGVSAIATGGLAIAPYIPVALAQGGVAGLATYGIGQITKTYLTNGATWGPNGPKAVIGEILDGLDETSILNRIKAELRAKIAP; this is encoded by the coding sequence ATGCCCGCTAACGACCCCTTGCCTACTTCCCCAAACCCAGACATTACCTGGGAAGAGGTTGAAGCTGAACTAGGGGAACTCGTCGCTACCGTGCAGGGTGCTCCCCTAGCGCTCCCTGCCGCTGACCCCGCCACTTGGGAAGCCGTGGAGCAAGAGCTGGGCGATCTGGTGCTCGACTTTCAAGACCTGCAAGACGACCTCAACTACCGCCGCGCCCAGGAGGCTCTAGGCGGCCTAGTGCAGCGCCTCAACCTCACCCCCCGCGAGCAGGCCGGTGTCGAAGAAGCTCTGCAAAACCTGCGCGGTCTAAAGGACAAGCTCGAGAATACGGTGGTGCATATTGCCGCTTTTGGTCTGGTGGGGCGCGGCAAATCGTCGCTGCTCAATGCTCTGATGGGCCAGGATGTCTTTGCCACTGGCGTCACTCATGGCGTCACCCAAGTGGTCGAAGGCAGCGCCTGGGCCGTCAACCGAGAAGCTCTCACTCCTGACTTGCCCGATCTGCTGCGGGTTTCGCTCAAAAGCGTTGGCCAGTCGCGCATCGAGCTGATCGACACTCCCGGCCTCGACGAGGTGGATGGCGAAGACCGCGCCGACTTGGCCCGTCGCATCGCCGAGCAGGTCGATCTGATTTTGTTTGTGATTGCGGGCGACATTACCCGCGTCGAGTATGAGGCGCTGAAAGCTCTGCGCCAGGCCAGTAAGCCCATGCTGCTGGTGTTCAACAAAATCGACCAATTCCCGGAGGCCGATCGCCAGACCCTCTACGAAACCCTGCGCGATCGCCGCCTCCAAGACCTGATCTCCCCCGATGAAATTGTTATGGCGGCGGCTTCCCCCTTAGCGGTGCAGGCTGTTGCCCAACCTAATGGCGAAACGACCTACAAAACCGTGCGCGCCCAGCCCCAGGTCGATGATCTCAAGCTCAAAATTCTCGACATTCTGCACCGCGAAGGCAAGGCCCTGGTGGCCCTTAACACCCTGATGTATGCCGAAGGCATCAGCGCCGAAATTCTGGAGCGCAAGCGGCAGATCTGCGATCGCATCGCCGACGACACCATCTGGAACGCCACCATGATCAAAGCCGTCGCTGTCGCCCTCAATCCGATCACCGTGGCGGATCTGATTGGCGGCACTGTCGTTGATATCATGTTGATTCTCAATTTGTCGCGGCTCTACGGTCTGCCCATGACCCGCCCCGCTGCCCTCAAGCTGCTCCAGCAGATTGCCCTAGGTCTAGGCGGCATTACGATTAGCGAGCTGGTGATCACCCTAGGGCTCAGCTCACTCAAGGGCATGCTGGGGGTGTCGGCGATCGCAACAGGCGGCCTGGCGATCGCCCCCTACATTCCCGTGGCCCTAGCCCAGGGCGGTGTCGCTGGTTTGGCCACCTATGGCATTGGCCAGATCACCAAAACCTACCTCACCAACGGTGCCACCTGGGGACCCAACGGCCCCAAAGCTGTGATTGGCGAAATTCTCGATGGCCTCGACGAGACCTCGATCTTGAACCGCATCAAAGCCGAACTCAGAGCCAAGATTGCCCCTTAG
- a CDS encoding 3'(2'),5'-bisphosphate nucleotidase — translation MPYDQEKQTAIAAVIQAAQLCEAVRQGLVPAAIEKNDKSPVTIADYGAQALICKALAEAFPNDPVVGEEDTTDLRQPETAHVLTAVTEQVQQAIPSATDSDVLSWIDHGNGTVAPRYWTLDPIDGTKGFLRGDQYAIALALVVDGDIKVGVLGCPFLSFDGGETGLLFAAVRGEGTVMMPIAGGNPQPLKVTAADDVDRLRLVESVESGHGDLSQQAQVAQAVGITAPSIRMDSQAKYAAVAAGQAALYLRLPSPKTPDYREKIWDHAAGVLVVEEAGGRVTDMHGKPLDFASAARFPNNPGVVASNGAIHDAVIQALN, via the coding sequence ATGCCCTACGACCAGGAAAAACAAACCGCGATCGCCGCCGTCATCCAGGCCGCCCAGCTCTGCGAAGCCGTGCGCCAGGGCCTTGTACCTGCCGCCATTGAAAAGAATGACAAGAGCCCCGTCACCATTGCCGACTACGGAGCTCAAGCCTTGATTTGTAAAGCCCTGGCCGAAGCCTTCCCCAACGACCCAGTTGTAGGCGAAGAAGACACTACCGACCTGCGGCAGCCCGAAACCGCCCACGTTCTCACCGCCGTCACCGAACAGGTGCAGCAGGCCATCCCCAGCGCCACCGACAGCGATGTGCTGAGCTGGATTGACCACGGCAACGGCACCGTCGCCCCCCGCTACTGGACCCTCGACCCCATCGACGGCACCAAGGGCTTTTTGCGCGGCGACCAGTATGCGATCGCCCTGGCTCTGGTCGTTGATGGCGACATCAAAGTAGGGGTGCTCGGCTGCCCCTTCCTCAGCTTTGACGGTGGTGAAACCGGGCTACTCTTCGCCGCCGTGCGTGGTGAAGGCACCGTGATGATGCCCATAGCGGGCGGTAATCCCCAGCCGCTGAAGGTTACCGCTGCCGACGATGTTGACCGCCTGCGCCTGGTCGAAAGTGTCGAGTCGGGCCATGGCGATCTCAGTCAGCAGGCCCAGGTGGCTCAAGCTGTGGGCATCACCGCCCCCTCGATTCGCATGGATAGTCAGGCTAAGTACGCCGCCGTAGCAGCAGGGCAGGCTGCCCTCTACCTGCGCTTGCCGTCTCCCAAAACCCCCGACTACCGGGAAAAAATCTGGGACCACGCCGCTGGGGTGTTGGTGGTCGAAGAAGCCGGAGGCCGCGTCACCGACATGCACGGCAAGCCCCTAGACTTTGCTAGTGCTGCCCGATTCCCTAACAACCCCGGCGTCGTCGCTAGCAATGGCGCGATCCATGACGCGGTGATCCAAGCCCTCAACTGA